The following proteins are co-located in the Gordonia polyisoprenivorans genome:
- a CDS encoding enoyl-CoA hydratase/isomerase family protein: protein MDDQEPDDQESRSVVLRSAGGVGVIKLNRPRVHNALDRNAQREFDEALAAAEADESVRCLVLTGAGERALSAGWDLKELAMLPPETETALLHEREEWLWRWFTTPLPTVAAMRGVAYGLGAYLAVCSDLRVGGPGTRFRITGTSYGYASLTWLLPDIIGHTHATDVLFTGRVLDGTEAHRMGLFSRQVADDEILAISVALAEQVAALPGAGVRDAKRLMREHRTCALRERYDAENRLLAADPRPARDLF, encoded by the coding sequence TGATCAGGAGCCGGATGATCAGGAGTCCCGCTCTGTCGTCTTGCGCAGCGCCGGCGGTGTCGGAGTCATCAAGTTGAACCGGCCGCGCGTCCACAATGCCCTCGATCGGAACGCACAGCGCGAATTCGACGAGGCGCTGGCGGCCGCCGAGGCCGACGAGTCGGTGCGCTGCCTGGTGTTGACCGGGGCGGGCGAACGGGCGCTGTCGGCAGGATGGGATCTCAAGGAGCTCGCGATGCTGCCTCCGGAGACCGAGACGGCGCTACTACACGAGCGCGAGGAGTGGTTGTGGCGATGGTTTACCACCCCACTGCCGACCGTGGCCGCGATGCGCGGGGTCGCCTACGGGCTGGGTGCCTATCTCGCGGTGTGTTCGGATCTGCGAGTCGGCGGACCGGGCACGCGATTCCGGATCACCGGCACGTCGTACGGATATGCCAGTCTCACATGGCTTTTGCCCGATATCATCGGGCACACACACGCTACCGACGTCCTGTTCACCGGCCGCGTCCTCGACGGGACCGAAGCGCACCGGATGGGTCTGTTCTCCCGCCAAGTCGCCGACGACGAGATCCTCGCCATCTCGGTGGCGCTCGCCGAGCAGGTCGCCGCACTTCCCGGCGCGGGTGTTCGCGACGCGAAACGCCTGATGCGCGAACACCGCACGTGCGCGCTGCGAGAGCGCTACGACGCGGAGAACCGTCTGCTCGCCGCCGACCCCCGCCCCGCTCGGGACCTGTTCTGA